Proteins from one Gimesia maris genomic window:
- a CDS encoding efflux RND transporter periplasmic adaptor subunit: MKIQNQLILATVILVAGTGILWKVWPQAADRFIKTEVPAEESTIEEFETAEVSLSSEKMKAIHLTVSPVKRQKLNQTRVVPGRLQYDDRKHVAVKAPTEGILVEVRVKPGDIVQSGQVLAVLNSREIGTARADLLQRIADYQLVRKQYDWKSAIQNNVQKLVDALLSHQAMDDVEAQFTDKKLGSYRSQLLPAYTRYLLAETINKKTAPLAKSGAISQQTIQMREADVQETRAALKALCEQSIYDVKLERDQGLADLNDADNRMTISRQHLESLVGCAVDLNNAELKAAEKLSRLEIIAPFTGTIEERTFSQSERLNRADSLFTLAQTDTLWVAADIRESDWNSIELNTGQNLTVTVNAVPGRTFSARLHYLGRQVSASTNSVPLIAELKNPDGILRPGMYAQVRISGKQQADVIAVPARSVLDDAAQEFVFVKESERSFRRIDIQSGLKTEDWVEVQKGLKGGEQVVEDGAFTLKSELLLEREE, from the coding sequence ATGAAAATTCAGAATCAATTAATCCTGGCAACTGTCATTCTGGTTGCTGGTACTGGAATACTCTGGAAAGTATGGCCACAGGCTGCAGATCGCTTCATCAAAACTGAAGTACCAGCAGAAGAGAGTACTATTGAGGAATTCGAAACTGCAGAGGTCTCGCTTTCCAGTGAGAAGATGAAAGCGATTCATTTAACTGTGTCTCCAGTAAAACGGCAGAAATTGAATCAGACCCGGGTCGTACCCGGACGCCTGCAATACGATGACCGTAAGCATGTTGCTGTTAAGGCACCGACCGAGGGGATCCTGGTAGAAGTTCGGGTCAAACCGGGAGACATCGTTCAGTCAGGGCAGGTACTGGCAGTTTTGAACAGCAGGGAAATCGGGACCGCACGGGCTGATCTGTTACAGAGGATCGCAGATTACCAACTGGTAAGGAAACAGTATGACTGGAAATCAGCGATCCAGAATAATGTTCAGAAACTGGTCGACGCCCTGTTAAGCCATCAGGCAATGGATGACGTTGAAGCTCAATTCACTGACAAAAAACTGGGGAGTTATCGATCCCAGTTATTACCGGCCTATACGCGTTATTTACTGGCAGAAACGATCAATAAAAAAACGGCTCCCCTGGCCAAATCAGGAGCAATTTCACAACAGACAATCCAGATGCGCGAAGCTGATGTCCAGGAAACCAGGGCCGCTTTAAAAGCGTTATGTGAACAGTCAATCTATGATGTCAAACTGGAAAGGGACCAGGGGTTAGCTGACCTGAATGACGCGGATAATCGTATGACGATCAGTCGCCAGCATCTGGAATCACTGGTGGGCTGTGCGGTAGATCTTAATAATGCCGAATTAAAAGCAGCAGAAAAGTTATCGCGGCTGGAAATTATCGCTCCGTTTACCGGAACGATTGAAGAGAGAACCTTCAGTCAGTCCGAACGGTTAAATCGTGCTGATTCCCTGTTTACGCTCGCACAGACTGATACCCTCTGGGTGGCTGCCGATATCAGGGAATCAGACTGGAACTCGATCGAATTAAACACAGGGCAGAATCTGACCGTAACCGTCAATGCTGTTCCAGGTCGAACCTTTTCCGCACGATTGCACTATCTGGGACGACAGGTATCAGCCAGCACTAATTCAGTCCCTTTAATCGCAGAACTCAAAAATCCAGACGGAATTCTCAGACCAGGCATGTATGCTCAGGTACGCATTTCCGGCAAACAGCAGGCAGATGTGATTGCAGTACCTGCGCGATCAGTACTGGATGATGCGGCTCAGGAATTTGTATTTGTCAAAGAGTCGGAGAGATCATTCCGGCGCATCGATATTCAGTCAGGACTCAAAACAGAGGATTGGGTTGAAGTTCAGAAGGGGCTCAAGGGGGGAGAGCAGGTCGTAGAAGACGGCGCTTTCACCTTGAAGTCCGAACTGCTACTGGAAAGAGAAGAGTAG
- a CDS encoding mechanosensitive ion channel domain-containing protein: MSARSDLLKSLSIPFICLSLILYLSVRVEGQTPDSSSVPTPPPSTPAPATTAQTPTVTSDTVQKRIEQLKEVKDLSEENQKKALDFYNQSLNNLKKTADFQADATKYSTLAQNAMQRLEEKKAEIENLNKKPAPTFTENQTLPQLEQLLVQEEAELEQDKTAASSWDEEIARRSNRQKEVLTRATELDDRISELEKQLKLPVPADEPAAVTDARRMELFTRLNMRKAEKPALRNELTAYEAEENIGFPRTNQDFLKLEVKKQTELVDALKSQIKQLRNREAAMRVKEAKRQVFKTNPLLQPLAEKNQNYAEEIVALNKKIESTDKKYSQTTKILEDLKKQFDQTKAKEELIGLTGPIGLMLRNQQANLPDIENRIQDIEKYSKTIDQVNLKGFELDEAWDDFPSVDEVFDEIRDNSQHELTEEEELNLKNVIEETLSTQKEYLDTLIRSNKSYFSKLLDIYTTEQQLVKETEKYSDYIQERIFWIKSSPPISFSEIKQTSSTLRWLFSPTHWKQLFIAVQQDVVSNPVIYFTAVFCFLSLLYLAYNVRQQLRIINKEIIRSSFRKFGITARVAFLTLFIAIVWPGFIWFIAWRVGSHPDVPPFVKAVDNSLRQVGWLLFFWELIRQICRPLGLGESHFGWYKQTVLYVRKNIRWVIPFSIPLLFITLLLQGKEVDRTQDLLERLFFTALLVVYTIFARRVFHPRSGLFQSIMNYNHEVWYDRLKYVVYFLTLFVPCLLIFLALIGFYFTAMSLFHLIFLTLWLFLVVVLFRAILLRWILIHHRKLSYQQNQERMDAIRKESLESSSETNIAGITTEEENPADLTKISAQIKKLVNASMVVILLVGAFWIWGDTLPAFNWLDSGDYKVWTTTVEVVGDDGKIIERLEPVTYLDFGIAIILAVFAIVATNNAPGLLEFLVLQRLPLDASVKYAITTLARYFVSLIGIFVVFSTMGIGWTKLQWLATALTFGLGFGLQEIFANFVSGLILLIERPIRVGDIITVDEITGIVSRIRMRATTITNWDRKEYIVPNRDFITGKLLNWTLTDSVNRITITVGVAYGSDTNHASDIALKILMDHPLILEDPPPSITFESFGDSTLNLILRAYLPDLEKRLVVIHQIHTSIHEQYAKAGIEIAFPQRDIHLYYENQSSLVPPPNLDSAEPESPNPDHQK, encoded by the coding sequence ATGTCTGCACGTTCTGATTTGCTGAAATCACTTTCAATACCTTTCATCTGTCTGTCGCTCATACTGTATTTGAGCGTCCGGGTTGAAGGACAGACGCCGGACAGTTCCTCTGTACCTACCCCACCCCCATCAACGCCCGCTCCTGCAACAACAGCGCAAACACCAACGGTCACCAGCGATACCGTTCAAAAGCGGATTGAACAGCTCAAAGAGGTCAAAGATCTTTCTGAAGAAAACCAGAAGAAAGCACTCGATTTTTATAATCAGTCTCTGAACAACCTCAAAAAAACAGCCGACTTTCAGGCTGACGCCACCAAGTATTCAACGCTTGCCCAGAATGCGATGCAGCGTCTGGAAGAAAAAAAGGCTGAAATTGAGAACCTGAATAAAAAACCGGCTCCCACATTCACTGAGAACCAGACTCTCCCCCAGTTGGAGCAGTTACTGGTTCAGGAAGAAGCAGAGTTGGAACAGGACAAAACCGCTGCTTCCAGTTGGGATGAAGAAATTGCACGCCGGTCAAATCGCCAGAAAGAAGTGTTAACCCGGGCGACCGAACTGGATGACAGAATCAGTGAACTGGAAAAACAGCTGAAGCTGCCTGTTCCCGCAGACGAACCTGCCGCTGTCACTGATGCCAGACGAATGGAACTCTTCACCCGTTTAAATATGCGAAAAGCGGAAAAACCCGCGTTAAGGAACGAACTGACTGCCTACGAGGCAGAAGAAAATATCGGATTCCCACGCACCAATCAGGATTTCTTAAAACTCGAAGTCAAAAAACAGACTGAGTTAGTTGACGCGTTAAAGTCTCAGATCAAGCAGCTGCGTAATCGTGAAGCAGCCATGCGGGTGAAAGAAGCAAAACGACAGGTTTTCAAAACAAATCCTCTGCTGCAGCCACTCGCAGAGAAAAATCAGAACTACGCCGAAGAAATCGTTGCCCTCAATAAAAAAATCGAGTCAACCGATAAAAAATACTCGCAAACGACAAAGATTCTCGAAGATCTTAAAAAGCAGTTTGACCAGACCAAGGCAAAAGAAGAGTTGATTGGTCTCACCGGGCCGATTGGCTTAATGCTCCGCAATCAGCAGGCGAATCTGCCCGATATTGAAAACCGAATACAGGACATCGAAAAATACAGCAAAACGATAGATCAAGTCAATTTGAAAGGGTTTGAGCTCGACGAAGCCTGGGATGATTTCCCTTCCGTCGATGAGGTATTTGATGAAATCCGTGATAACAGTCAGCATGAACTGACAGAAGAAGAGGAACTTAATCTCAAAAATGTTATTGAGGAAACGCTCAGCACGCAAAAAGAATACTTAGACACACTCATTCGCAGCAATAAAAGCTACTTCTCCAAACTGCTCGACATCTATACGACCGAACAACAACTGGTTAAAGAGACGGAAAAATATTCAGATTACATCCAGGAACGAATTTTCTGGATCAAAAGCTCGCCTCCGATCTCATTTTCTGAAATCAAACAGACCTCCAGCACACTCAGGTGGCTTTTCTCACCGACGCACTGGAAACAGCTCTTCATCGCTGTCCAACAGGATGTCGTCAGCAATCCTGTCATTTACTTCACAGCAGTTTTCTGTTTTCTCAGCCTGTTGTATCTGGCTTACAATGTGCGCCAGCAGCTACGGATTATTAACAAAGAAATCATCCGCAGCAGTTTTCGTAAATTTGGTATTACCGCGCGCGTTGCATTTCTTACCCTGTTCATTGCGATTGTCTGGCCTGGCTTTATCTGGTTCATCGCCTGGCGCGTGGGCAGCCATCCTGATGTTCCTCCTTTTGTCAAAGCCGTGGATAACAGCCTGCGCCAGGTAGGCTGGCTGCTTTTCTTCTGGGAACTCATCAGACAGATCTGTCGTCCCCTCGGTCTGGGTGAATCCCATTTTGGCTGGTATAAACAGACGGTACTCTATGTTCGTAAAAACATCCGCTGGGTCATCCCTTTTTCCATTCCCCTGTTGTTCATTACGCTACTGCTGCAGGGAAAAGAAGTAGACCGTACACAGGACCTGCTGGAACGTTTATTTTTTACCGCGCTGCTGGTTGTCTATACAATTTTTGCCAGACGTGTTTTCCACCCGCGTTCCGGGCTGTTTCAGTCCATCATGAATTACAACCATGAAGTCTGGTACGACCGACTGAAGTATGTAGTCTATTTTCTTACCTTATTTGTCCCCTGCTTACTGATCTTCCTGGCTCTGATTGGTTTCTACTTCACCGCCATGAGCCTGTTTCACCTGATCTTTCTGACGCTCTGGCTGTTTCTGGTTGTCGTTCTGTTCCGGGCAATTTTATTACGCTGGATCCTGATTCACCACCGTAAACTCAGTTACCAGCAGAATCAGGAACGAATGGATGCCATCCGCAAGGAATCGCTTGAGTCCAGTTCAGAGACAAATATAGCTGGTATTACTACTGAAGAAGAGAACCCCGCAGACCTTACCAAGATCTCCGCGCAAATCAAAAAACTGGTAAATGCCAGTATGGTGGTTATTCTGCTGGTGGGGGCATTCTGGATCTGGGGGGATACCCTGCCCGCCTTCAACTGGCTGGATAGTGGCGACTACAAAGTCTGGACCACCACAGTAGAGGTGGTCGGCGATGATGGCAAAATTATAGAACGATTGGAACCGGTCACTTACCTCGACTTTGGAATCGCAATCATCCTTGCTGTGTTTGCCATAGTGGCGACGAACAATGCACCCGGTCTGCTGGAGTTTCTGGTCCTGCAGCGATTACCACTCGACGCTTCGGTCAAATACGCGATCACCACACTCGCCCGCTACTTTGTCTCGCTAATAGGAATCTTCGTGGTCTTCTCGACCATGGGGATTGGCTGGACAAAACTGCAATGGCTGGCGACCGCATTAACCTTCGGCCTCGGTTTCGGGCTTCAGGAAATCTTTGCGAATTTTGTTTCTGGCCTGATTCTGCTGATTGAACGTCCGATCCGTGTTGGTGATATCATCACCGTCGACGAGATCACCGGGATCGTTTCCAGAATTCGCATGCGTGCCACCACAATCACCAACTGGGACCGCAAGGAATATATTGTCCCGAACCGTGATTTCATTACCGGTAAACTCCTCAACTGGACTTTAACCGATTCTGTAAACCGTATCACCATCACCGTGGGTGTGGCGTATGGTTCAGACACAAATCATGCCTCTGATATCGCTTTAAAAATTCTCATGGATCATCCGCTGATTCTGGAAGACCCGCCACCAAGTATTACGTTTGAATCCTTCGGGGACAGTACCTTAAACCTGATACTGCGGGCCTATCTGCCGGATCTGGAAAAACGTCTGGTTGTGATTCATCAAATCCATACATCCATCCATGAACAATACGCCAAGGCAGGAATCGAAATTGCCTTTCCTCAACGGGACATTCACTTATACTACGAAAACCAGTCGAGTCTGGTGCCGCCACCGAATCTGGATTCGGCTGAACCAGAATCCCCTAATCCGGATCATCAAAAATAG
- a CDS encoding response regulator transcription factor, with protein MINQLKLPADYFPQVYIVDDDEAVRSSIIELISSMGFQAIGFASAEDFISKTDRQICGCVLSDLRMLGCNGIELLKLMKSKGYEIPFIILSAYVDVTNTVAAMSEGALTVLEKPYPEQELWDCIITAILLNSEQRQGRSWLWEFQKKEKRLTPAESEVLKLLLKGCSNKSISHLLELSQRTIVMRRKSILQKFEVENLIDLTKLITKAQIIQKQLLPWPSMVDTDSFQQDS; from the coding sequence ATGATCAATCAACTTAAGCTTCCCGCCGATTACTTCCCTCAGGTCTATATTGTTGATGACGACGAAGCGGTGCGTTCTTCGATCATCGAATTGATCAGTTCCATGGGTTTTCAAGCCATTGGATTCGCTTCCGCCGAGGATTTTATCTCGAAGACAGACCGCCAGATTTGTGGTTGTGTTCTGTCCGACTTACGCATGTTGGGCTGCAATGGCATCGAACTGTTGAAACTAATGAAATCAAAGGGATACGAGATACCATTCATCATCCTTTCTGCTTATGTTGATGTTACTAACACTGTCGCTGCAATGTCAGAGGGCGCATTAACGGTACTGGAGAAACCCTATCCAGAACAGGAATTGTGGGACTGCATCATTACTGCGATTTTACTGAATTCAGAACAACGTCAGGGGCGCAGCTGGCTTTGGGAGTTTCAAAAAAAAGAGAAACGTTTAACTCCTGCTGAGTCAGAAGTCTTGAAACTTCTTTTAAAAGGATGCTCCAATAAAAGTATCAGCCATTTACTGGAACTGTCACAGAGAACGATTGTCATGAGACGCAAATCAATATTACAGAAATTCGAAGTTGAAAATCTGATTGACCTGACAAAACTGATTACAAAAGCGCAAATCATCCAGAAGCAATTACTCCCCTGGCCAAGTATGGTTGATACAGATTCTTTCCAACAGGACTCCTGA
- a CDS encoding alpha/beta hydrolase: MPFTTRKFGPLNCQIYDNLPADQSPDIIAIVSHGFGAPGDDLVPLGPEILRNQPQISERVQFIFPAAPLSLLEMGMPGGRAWWMLDVAELNAAIASGTIRDQRDKTPDGLIEAGQQLQEFVLAVQQESGLPFSRIVLAGFSQGSMVSTEIAFQLPQPPAALVIWSGTLLCEQRWGSLADQSPRFPVQQSHGTQDPILPYAGAIWLKEMLEQHDFTVDFSEFVGPHTIPEVAIDKFRKLLSDLTGSL, from the coding sequence ATGCCCTTCACAACTCGTAAGTTTGGTCCGCTCAATTGTCAGATCTATGATAATTTACCCGCCGATCAGTCCCCCGATATCATCGCAATCGTCAGTCATGGATTTGGTGCACCAGGAGATGATCTTGTTCCCCTGGGACCTGAGATCCTTAGAAATCAGCCACAAATATCAGAACGTGTACAGTTCATATTTCCCGCTGCGCCACTTTCCTTACTGGAGATGGGAATGCCCGGCGGTCGTGCGTGGTGGATGCTGGATGTCGCAGAGCTGAATGCCGCCATTGCTTCCGGAACAATCCGCGACCAGCGGGATAAAACTCCAGACGGTTTAATTGAAGCCGGTCAACAACTGCAGGAATTTGTTCTCGCTGTTCAACAGGAATCGGGATTGCCATTTTCCCGGATCGTACTGGCTGGTTTTTCACAAGGATCAATGGTCTCGACCGAAATCGCCTTTCAACTGCCACAACCACCGGCTGCACTGGTGATCTGGTCCGGCACACTGCTTTGTGAACAGCGCTGGGGAAGCCTGGCTGATCAGTCACCCCGTTTTCCTGTTCAGCAGAGCCACGGAACACAGGACCCCATCCTGCCTTATGCTGGTGCCATCTGGCTAAAAGAGATGCTGGAACAGCATGATTTTACTGTGGACTTTTCCGAATTTGTCGGCCCACACACGATTCCCGAGGTGGCAATTGATAAATTCCGTAAGTTGCTTAGTGATCTGACGGGCAGTCTTTAA
- a CDS encoding YiiD C-terminal domain-containing protein, which yields MEFDVEEVTAYLHQHIPVTRAMQFSVLPVTDGSLKLSAKLVPNLNHQETAFGGSIASLGILAGWTLIHLKLRVDQPNYKIVIQKSEIEFLKPIEADFIAECPLPGEGVWTPFHASLQRKRRGRITLESTVKVNGQIAAVIKGIFVAKLL from the coding sequence ATGGAATTCGATGTTGAGGAAGTGACTGCTTACTTGCATCAGCATATTCCGGTAACACGTGCCATGCAGTTCAGCGTATTGCCTGTAACAGATGGTTCACTGAAACTGAGTGCGAAACTGGTTCCCAATCTGAACCACCAGGAAACCGCCTTTGGGGGCAGCATTGCGAGCCTGGGAATTCTGGCAGGCTGGACTTTGATTCATCTAAAACTCAGAGTTGATCAACCGAATTACAAAATCGTTATCCAGAAAAGTGAAATCGAGTTTTTAAAGCCGATTGAAGCCGATTTCATTGCAGAGTGTCCGCTGCCTGGCGAAGGTGTATGGACGCCATTTCATGCCAGTCTTCAGCGAAAACGTCGCGGACGAATTACGTTGGAATCAACCGTCAAAGTGAACGGTCAGATCGCGGCAGTCATTAAGGGAATCTTTGTTGCAAAACTGTTGTGA
- a CDS encoding IclR family transcriptional regulator, translating into MKTATTSVPALERGLDVLEVLNQAPDGLGISELATRLALNKNAVFRITHTLMDRQYLERDPLSKRFRLSTKFLTLGLPQVGDVSLVEEALPVMRALRDETRETVQLGLRVGDEGVIIEQVSGLHPLRIAVDIGLRFPLHNNAPGKILLAWQNASELQETLERIPLTQDTPRTITEPKALQQECDQVRQRGYATDYAEADEGIHCISAPILGQDQQLLAVLWVSAPSKRLPKGMFASVGKQVMLSADEISGRLIK; encoded by the coding sequence ATGAAAACAGCGACAACAAGTGTGCCTGCTCTGGAGCGGGGGTTGGATGTTCTGGAAGTGCTGAATCAGGCTCCCGATGGGTTGGGGATCAGCGAACTGGCGACACGACTCGCCCTCAATAAGAATGCCGTCTTTCGGATTACGCATACACTGATGGATCGCCAGTATCTGGAACGCGACCCGTTGAGTAAACGTTTTCGGTTGTCGACGAAATTCCTGACACTTGGATTACCACAGGTCGGAGACGTCAGTCTGGTCGAAGAAGCCTTACCCGTAATGAGGGCCTTACGAGATGAGACCCGGGAAACAGTTCAGCTCGGACTCCGCGTCGGCGATGAAGGAGTTATCATCGAGCAGGTGAGCGGCCTGCATCCCTTGCGAATTGCCGTCGATATTGGATTGCGCTTTCCTCTGCATAATAATGCTCCTGGTAAAATTCTATTGGCCTGGCAGAATGCATCCGAGTTGCAAGAAACTCTGGAACGAATTCCTTTAACGCAGGATACTCCACGAACCATCACTGAACCGAAAGCATTGCAGCAGGAATGTGATCAGGTTCGCCAGCGAGGTTATGCCACAGATTATGCAGAAGCGGACGAGGGGATCCACTGCATTTCTGCACCCATCCTGGGACAAGATCAACAGCTGCTTGCCGTCCTCTGGGTATCGGCGCCTTCAAAACGACTGCCGAAAGGAATGTTCGCGAGCGTCGGTAAACAGGTTATGTTGAGCGCCGATGAAATATCCGGGAGGCTCATCAAATGA
- a CDS encoding efflux RND transporter permease subunit → MLSRLIEFSLANRFIILVLTFLMAAGGIYSAIHLPIDAVPDMTNVQVQVVTDAGFLSPVEVERYVTYPVETVMGGLPAVEEVRSVSKFGISVVTIVFEEGTDIYWARQLVTERITMVSADIPPGYGTPQLGPLTTALGEILQFEVRGKNYTPMQLRTMLEWEIAPKMREVQGVTEINTHGGFYKTFEVRPNPDRLNSYGISLGELFQRIQDNNSIAGGGYVVHNQEQRFIRGQALLKDQHDIENIFVRNDKNSTPILVRDVAEVKVAPMTRQGAVTRDGRGEAVTGLVMMLIGENSREVVAASKARLEEIEKTLPPGVMLEVTYDRSSLISRTLRTVLTNLVEGGVLVIIVLLVMLGSFRAGLIVALAIPLSMLFATNLMAATGITASLMSLGAIDFGLIVDSSVIMVENCIRRLSMNQSGKSYLAVIRDAAIEVRKPTMFGELIISVVYLPILALQGTEGKLFRPMALTVLFALAGSLVLSLTLMPALASLALPKKMSEKEIFLIRWVKWIYRPLVSWTIRRPRLTVGIALLVFLISLPVGWNLGAEFMPRLEEGDLLIEAVRLPSATIEGSVEMSTQIEKVLIRYPEVKTVFSKTGRPEIANDVMGVHQTDVWVILKPQAEWPQPKTRDELIEKMSTELNQSIPGVAFGFTQPIEMRVDELVAGVKADVAVLLYGDDLEILSTKGKEIERVLKKVPGAVDVKADIQSSLPTIRIEPKWDVLARNGMDAKNVMDVVSSLGGHQVGLIFEGRARFPVIVRIPQSWREKISLLEQLPVSSSNGAPVPLKELAEITFEETPPAVQHESNRRRTFIQANVRGRDVASFVADAKQAVQDHIQLPDGYEIRWGGDFENLQSASRRLVIITPIVLLLIFLLLHTTFRSVRLALLIFLAVPMAASGGVFALALRDMPFSISAGVGFIALFGVAVLNGLVWVSAAENLRTKDRVPVSDATFQAAMARLRPVLMTAMVASLGFLPMALSQSDGAEMQRPLASVVIGGLITSTLLTSLVVPAIYPWFAPRLREEELKHLDTQPEDES, encoded by the coding sequence ATGCTCTCGCGTTTGATTGAATTTTCTCTGGCCAACCGTTTTATTATTCTGGTTCTGACATTTCTGATGGCAGCAGGCGGGATTTATTCCGCGATTCACCTTCCCATCGATGCGGTGCCAGACATGACCAATGTCCAGGTGCAGGTCGTAACCGATGCCGGTTTTCTTTCGCCTGTGGAAGTGGAGCGATATGTCACCTACCCCGTGGAAACGGTTATGGGGGGACTGCCTGCTGTTGAAGAAGTTCGCAGCGTGTCCAAGTTTGGTATCTCAGTTGTAACGATTGTCTTCGAAGAAGGGACCGACATTTACTGGGCGCGTCAACTGGTCACCGAGCGTATTACCATGGTTTCTGCTGACATACCTCCGGGGTACGGAACTCCGCAACTGGGACCGCTGACAACTGCACTGGGTGAGATTCTGCAGTTCGAAGTCCGTGGCAAAAATTACACTCCGATGCAGTTGCGAACGATGCTCGAATGGGAAATTGCGCCCAAAATGCGTGAAGTGCAGGGCGTCACCGAAATAAACACGCATGGTGGTTTTTATAAAACGTTTGAGGTTCGGCCCAATCCAGATCGACTTAACAGCTACGGGATTTCACTGGGTGAACTGTTTCAGCGGATACAGGATAACAACTCAATCGCCGGGGGAGGCTATGTTGTTCATAATCAGGAACAGCGATTTATTCGTGGGCAGGCATTGTTAAAAGATCAGCATGATATCGAAAATATCTTTGTACGCAACGATAAGAACAGTACGCCAATTCTGGTTCGGGATGTGGCAGAAGTCAAAGTCGCTCCAATGACCAGGCAAGGGGCAGTGACACGCGATGGACGTGGCGAAGCCGTCACGGGGTTGGTGATGATGTTAATCGGAGAAAATTCACGCGAGGTTGTGGCTGCCTCCAAGGCCCGCCTGGAAGAAATTGAGAAGACACTGCCCCCGGGAGTGATGCTGGAAGTTACCTACGACCGTTCTTCACTGATCAGTCGTACTTTGCGGACTGTGCTCACCAATCTGGTCGAAGGAGGGGTCCTGGTGATTATTGTCCTGCTGGTGATGCTGGGTAGTTTTCGAGCAGGACTGATCGTGGCATTGGCCATTCCTCTCTCCATGTTGTTTGCTACAAACCTGATGGCGGCGACTGGAATTACCGCCAGTCTCATGAGCCTGGGAGCGATTGACTTTGGCCTGATTGTAGACAGTTCGGTGATCATGGTTGAAAACTGTATTCGCCGTCTGTCCATGAATCAGTCTGGGAAATCGTATCTGGCCGTGATTCGCGATGCCGCAATCGAAGTTCGAAAACCAACGATGTTTGGCGAACTGATTATTTCCGTCGTCTATTTACCTATTCTGGCGTTGCAGGGCACCGAGGGAAAACTGTTTCGTCCGATGGCATTAACGGTCTTGTTTGCCCTAGCGGGATCACTGGTACTGTCTTTAACATTGATGCCGGCCCTTGCTTCGCTGGCGCTCCCTAAGAAAATGTCCGAGAAAGAAATCTTTTTGATCCGCTGGGTAAAGTGGATTTACCGGCCTCTGGTCAGCTGGACGATCCGTCGGCCCCGGCTGACAGTCGGGATCGCATTGCTGGTCTTTTTGATCAGCCTGCCAGTCGGCTGGAACTTGGGCGCAGAGTTCATGCCGCGCCTGGAAGAAGGAGATTTACTGATAGAGGCGGTCAGGCTCCCCAGCGCAACCATTGAAGGTTCGGTAGAAATGTCGACCCAGATTGAAAAAGTGTTGATCAGGTATCCTGAAGTCAAAACAGTCTTCTCAAAGACCGGGCGTCCTGAAATTGCGAACGATGTCATGGGAGTACATCAAACCGATGTCTGGGTGATTCTGAAACCTCAAGCAGAATGGCCTCAGCCTAAGACACGTGATGAACTCATTGAGAAAATGTCAACAGAATTAAATCAGAGTATTCCCGGTGTCGCTTTTGGTTTTACTCAGCCGATTGAAATGCGTGTGGATGAACTGGTGGCAGGCGTGAAAGCCGATGTCGCCGTGTTGCTGTATGGTGATGACCTGGAAATATTGAGTACTAAAGGGAAAGAGATCGAACGGGTACTGAAAAAAGTTCCCGGCGCTGTAGATGTCAAAGCAGATATTCAATCCAGCCTGCCGACAATTCGTATCGAACCGAAATGGGATGTACTCGCACGGAATGGAATGGATGCCAAAAACGTGATGGATGTCGTGTCGTCATTAGGCGGGCATCAGGTCGGGCTGATCTTTGAAGGGCGTGCAAGATTTCCGGTCATTGTCAGGATTCCACAAAGCTGGCGTGAGAAAATCAGTCTGCTTGAACAGTTGCCGGTTTCCAGTTCCAACGGTGCTCCGGTTCCTTTGAAGGAACTGGCTGAGATCACGTTTGAGGAGACTCCTCCCGCGGTACAGCATGAGTCGAATCGACGACGGACATTTATTCAGGCCAATGTCAGAGGGCGAGACGTCGCCAGTTTTGTGGCCGATGCCAAGCAGGCAGTGCAGGACCACATTCAGTTACCTGATGGCTATGAAATTCGCTGGGGGGGAGATTTTGAAAATTTGCAGTCTGCCAGCAGACGACTGGTGATCATCACCCCGATTGTACTGTTGTTGATCTTTCTGTTGCTGCACACTACGTTTCGATCGGTACGCCTGGCATTACTGATATTTCTGGCAGTCCCGATGGCAGCTTCTGGTGGTGTGTTCGCACTGGCGTTGCGTGATATGCCATTCAGTATTTCTGCAGGTGTGGGTTTCATTGCCTTGTTTGGGGTAGCGGTACTGAATGGCCTGGTCTGGGTCAGTGCTGCTGAGAACCTGCGCACGAAAGATAGAGTTCCCGTGTCTGATGCAACCTTTCAGGCAGCCATGGCGAGATTACGACCTGTATTGATGACCGCGATGGTAGCCAGCCTCGGATTTCTGCCGATGGCACTCTCACAAAGTGACGGTGCAGAAATGCAGCGACCACTGGCCAGCGTGGTGATCGGGGGATTGATTACTTCCACTCTGCTGACTTCTCTGGTAGTGCCGGCGATTTATCCCTGGTTTGCTCCCAGGCTGAGAGAGGAAGAACTGAAGCATCTCGACACGCAGCCAGAAGATGAGTCCTAG